The Lathyrus oleraceus cultivar Zhongwan6 chromosome 5, CAAS_Psat_ZW6_1.0, whole genome shotgun sequence genome includes the window GGGTTGATAATGAGGGTTTGAGTTATCAAAGTTGGGTTGAGGAATTGGAGTGTATTGTATGGGTGGGCGTAGGttggtttgttgttgatattgttggttgTAAAAGTAGTTTGTTTAAGGGAATGAAGTGTGGGGATTATGGTGTTGGGTTGAGGTGGAATAGATGGTGTGTTGTTGGGTGGTCTGGGTGTGTTGGTAAGTTTGTTGAGCTGATGATGATGGTTGGGCCCCAAATTGGGATGTGTATGTCGGGGGATGTCTTGATGTAAGGGTGATGTTGTTTGTTGGGTTGAAGAAGAGACATGTTGACGGGGATCAGTCAAAAATTGTGTCGGAGCAACGTGTGTAAAAGGAATTGACAAAAACCAATTCATCTATTCTCTACCCGGCTTAGACTCACCAATTACCGAGTTACCTTGTAACACCAAATACCTTCTCCTTTTCCATTCTTTGATATCTTCTTTGTTTAAATCTTGCCAATGTTTATCCCAAGCTTGGACCATAGTCATATTATGGTGTTCACTTAGATATCTTGGCTGAGACGGGATGTGTTGTTCGAGTCCAAATTGGACATTGACCCGATCCGTCTGATGCATCTCAACGGTAAAGAAACATACTATATATGTCGTTGCACTCCAGACTCGACTGTCACTATAATCAGACACTGGATATTGTATGCATGACCTCCATATAAACTGTTAAAAGAAATATAATTATTACAATGTATAAAAGAAATTTAGATAAGTTGAATATTATAATTAACCATACTTACATCATTTTCTTCCATGTGCTCAATTGCAACCCGGGACCCACGTATATGATGAAGAGGATTATTTCCATAATGCATACCTCATTTGCACCATCTTGcattgaaaaaaaatattaacGCGATGTATCATTAATTTTGAGAAATATAAATTGCATTCAATGAAAACCAGTACCTTAATGCATACAAATGTGATGGAACCTCGTCACTAACTGGGGAAAACAAGGGTATGCATGTGAATGCCCAAACACTTAGTAATACAACACAACCTCATATGCTCTTCAATCCTTTATGGGTTGCGTTGCACATATGTCTATATAATGTTGCCAGACAAGCAGAACCCCAACTGTATGTGTTACATTTTTCTAGGTCTCCTACTAAAGATATCCAAGAAGAATGCAATAAATTATGACTCTTATCTGACATTAAAAAAGTAGCAATTAATAGTAAAATATAAAATTTTGCATGAAGAATGTTTTCCGCCTCCGTCGGGGTAGAGTTATTTTTTAGCTGTGTTAATAGAGCTTCTAACCAAACAATTTTGACATAAGCCCCATTTTTATCTAAAGCGGTCGGTTCGACGCCCAAATTCTCCATGTAAACATCATTAGTTACATTTGTTGGGCCATTAACAACTTTACCATGAATTCGGAGACCGAGTAACATACTCACATCCTCCAGTGTGATagtacattcaccagttggtaaATGAAACATATGtgtctcgggtctccatctctctaaCAATGCAACAATTAGTTTAGAGTCTACTTTTAAACTTGCTATCTTGGCTACATTTGCAAAACCCTCTAGTTCCAAATAGGGTATTATAACCGCACTTGGTTGAATGTAAGTATGAGAATGGACCCGAAACCTAGTGTCTTCCTGAAATTCATATAAAAATGATAATGAATATTTTGTTGTGATGAGAAGCCGAATTTTAAAAAAAGTAAAGAATACACATACTTACATATTCAGCAATGTTCGCTGCTGTCCCACAGTGTGATTCGCCCATCCACAACAAAGACATTTTGTAGTTGTGAAATAGAAGATAATGAATATTTGATGTGAGAAACTGAAAGTAGTTGATGAAAATTAGTTGTGGATGAAAGGTAAATTTATAGGGGTGAAAAAATATTAAATCAATTGGTGAAAATAGTGTAGGTTGATGGAACTTATGAGTACATGCATGCAAAAAAACCTATAGCGTGTTCCTTACAAGGATTCCCTGGCTGATTAGACATGGAACTGCCAAAGATGCACGCATTCAGACCCGCCCATTGGATGGCCGAGCTAGGCCGCCCATTGACTCGTCCAACGAAAGGATGAGCTTAGTCTTCTAGCATTTTGGGTCGTCCAACGAATGGACGAGCTTGGTTTTCACACTTTATCTCTCGTCAAATGAAATGACGAGCTACTTCTGGCTGCTTTTTTATCCGCCCAATAAATGGCCGAGTTAGGGTTTAGGGTTTGGTATCCTTGGAAATCGTTTTTTGACTATAAATTAGGTCTTTAATGGTATTCATTGCCAACAAACCAAATCTCCTACATGCATATCTATATCCAAATGGCTCAAAGAAATTTAGTCGTGTCTATCCATTCTAACAGGTCAATTTTCACAAATGTTAACGAGGGATTCTCATTTAGCAATACAAATGTGCATTTATTCAAAATTCACATCAATTCTGACTTCCATCATCTAAAAGATCGAATTGAAAAAAAGTTACAAAATTGTGTTGAAGACATTATTTATCGCCATCCATTAATTAATGGAGACGATGATACCGTCTTTTACGTAATGACACCTATTGAGAATGACGAAGATGTCAAGTCAATATTTCAATGTCATATAACATTTCTTAGTTACCCACCATTGAGATATATGTTGTCTACTTGAAAATCTTGAAACATATCAAACGCAATCCATACAGTCACACCAGTACGGAATGAGTCAAACCATTGACGAAGAACCGACTCAAAATAATGAACCTTTCATACCAAATGAAGAGGTGGGAGATAATAATGAGGATGATCAAGAAGAGGTCCGATTTGAAGATCTATTTGGTGTTAGTGATGACGATGGCAATGGAGATATCACCGACACACCGACCGTAGCACTAAGAGCTCAACCGATTAGTTTGTACAATCCACCTGTTCACATGTAAAATATAAGTTTGGATGATGCTGAACCAATCTCTGCTTTTGGAAGTTTCATACCAATTCACAATACTGACGAAATAGAGGAGGGCATTGATTTTGAAAATAAGGAAACGTGTGTTGATGCGTTGCAACAATGACATATAAAATGTAGTCTAGATTATTCTGTGACTAAATCTGACAATGTACGTTATGTCATCAAATGTAGAGATTCTACATGCAATTTCAAATGTAGGGTTTCTTTGCGTAAGGGAAACTCAAAGTGGAGAGTTGGTAAGTCTGGCGGGCCTCATACATGCACAACCACTTCTATGTCACAAGACCATACAAAACTCAGTTCAGAAATGATTGGTAAAAGCATAATGGAGCTTGTAAATCGCGACGCTTCTCTTAAGGTGAAGGCGATCATCGCTCATGTTGTTGAAAAATACAGGTATATCATATCCTACAAAAAGACATGGATTGCAAAGTGTAAGGAAATCGAGTCGTTGTATGGAAATTTGGAGACATCTTACAACGATCTGCCGTAGTGGATACTGATAATGAAAACATATCTACCAGGTACTATTACATAATTGCAATCCTTACCTGTGATTTTAAATGATGGATCACACTTGGGTGACCAAAGGATCTTTCATCGTCTTTTTTGAGCGTTTCGACCATGTATACGTGGTTTCACGTATTGTAAACCTATTGTGCAGGTTGATGGAACATGGTTGTATGGCAAGTACAGGGGGACTCTGCTGATGGATGTGGCACAGGATGGGAACGAGAACATTTTTCCAAGAGCGTTCACATTGGTTGAAAGTGAGACAAAGGAtgcttggagtttctttcttaagaaTTTGAGAATACACGTTACTCCCCAAGCAAATTTGTGTCTAATATCAGACAAACATGAATCTATAAAGAGTGCATATAACAATCTGGAAAATGGTTGGCAGTATCCTCCGTCTTCACACGTGTATTGCATTAGACACATTGCGCAAAACTTCATGCGTGAGATTAAAGACAAGGAACTGCGCAAAATAGTTGTTAACATGGGTTATGCGTTGACATAGGCGAAATTTAACTACTATCGGAGGAAATTCGGAGAACAAACAATGACGCTTTATCATGGATAGATAACATCCCTCGAGAGAAGAGGGCAATGGCATTTGACAGAGGGCAATGTTGGGGTCACATGACAACTAATCTGGCATAAGCAATGAGCTTCGTACTCAAAGAAACCCGAAACCTTCCAATCACTGCATTGGTCAAATCTACGTACTATCGATTATGATCACTATTTGGTAAAAGAGGCCATCAATGGACAAAAATGTTAGCCTCTGGGCAAGTTTTCACTGATAACTGCAACAAGGGGATGGGTGAGGAAGTCAGTAAAGCTAATACAAGTAACGTCATGCAATTTGATCGCGAGAGATTCTATTTCATGGCACAAGAGAAGATTAATCAGAATGATGGTCGACCAACCGCTACATTCAGCGTTGATCTTAGGAAACAACACTGCGACTGTGGGAAATTTCAGGCATTTCACTTACCTTGCTCCCATGTAATCGCAGCATGTTCGAGTATACGCCAGGACTACTCCATTCACATACCAGACGTGTTCAAAATTCTTAACGTCTTCAAGGTCTATAAGGAGAGTTTCCTAGGACTTCCCCATGAGGAGAATTGGCCACAATATGAAGGATTTATTCTTTGCTACGATGACTctatgagaaggaggaagaaagGGCACAAAAACATCACCCGAATTAGAACCGGGATGGACAATGTTGAAAAGGAAAAAAGAAGGTGTGGAATTTGTCGTGAAATAGGACACATGCATAGGAAATGTCCAAATGTTGCAGGACCCTCTAAatgattatgtttttttttttattattaacTACTATGCACGTACTATATATCAATCATTGTGTATTAATAATGTCTTTTGGAAACAAACATTATGAAATACATTTGATAATCAAAGGTTTCTGGTTACAAAATGCAATCACATCAACTAAAATTCTTAGAGGTTATTAAAAAACTAATCAACAACAACTAACACAAGTGGACCTTCCACTCCTCTGTTAACTTCACCACTATGTGCCAAAAATATACACTgaacatcttcatcattttctataCGATCCAGATAATACATGTACATACCATTGGGGCTTGCATCAGTCAACATTATGTATGGACAAAGATACTCTACTTTTCTCACCTTCATACGATGTCCGCCAACTGTCGAAAGCCAGTGTGGATGACTGCAATCAGTGTTCTAAAATTCTATTGCGGATCGAGGCAAACACTGATTTTTTCACCTTGTCCATAAAACACAAGACCCAAAACCGACATTCTTACCAAAATAATGGATTTTGTGATCTGAATTTACATTTCTACAAGTTCTgctatttatagaaaattaataCATGAATACTCGGTCAATCATTGGCCGAGACAGTACAAACACAAAGCAATTGCTCGGTCAATGAAAGTCATTGGTAATAACCATATTATTTTAAAACAATATTAATTCATTAGctttattaaattaatttaaaaaaaataaaaaaataaaaaaaataacacTGCATTCACTCGGTCAGGCCATCCGTTGGTTGAGTTCATGCATGGGAAAAATTCATGTTACTATTCGTCCAATCAATAAGCGAGTCAGTGCAGTCATGTTTCGTCCTTCACCAATTCATCATTTGAATGAGCGAGTGAAAGGACTCAAATGGGGCGTTCTGatattttttttccaaaaaagatatattaaaattattattttaaaaaaaggGCAATGTAGTTAAAAAAAAGTCAATAATTATATTGTCTCTCTCATCTAAAatcaaaaaatttaaatataCTTAATTATATTTCTTAATAAATTTAAATTAGTGCTACCAGACGACTATGCAGTACAAGTACGACAGAGATCAAGATCGGCGATGTTCGATATGCATGTACTAGTACTACAGTACTACTAACCAGTTTGTTTTATCAACAAAATTCCGTAAATACCCTTCAAAAATATGCTCAACGAGGGCATTTTGGGAATAACAACAGCGTACCTAAGAAGCAACCTAACAAAAAAAATACAACAACTAAGAATCAATAGAAGGAAGGATAGAAAATACAAAGAAaaagttgattttgtggtttaACAAACCCTTGAAgttcaaaaaaaaaaaaaaactcagCGAAGATGATGCACATGACCTTCTATTGGAGCAAAAAAGTAACTCTCCTCTTCGATTCATGGAAAACCGATTCATGGACGAGTTACACACTGAGTCTACTCGCTTGTCTCATCGTCTCCATTTTCTACCAGTTGCTCGAGAATCGCCGTATTCGCCTCAAGCTCTTGGCCTCCGGAAAGCCGTTTCCGGCTGAGATCGAGGCGCCTCTTCTTCGACGGACGTTCGCCGGAAGTGGAGCAAAATTAGGCGTGAGAGTCGCCGGAGCGGTTCTGTTCGGGTTAAGCTCGGCGATCGGGTATTTCTTGATGTTGTCTGTTATGTCGTATAACGGTGGCGTGTTTATAGCTATTGTTGTTGGTCTTGCGGTTGGTTATTTGTTGTTCAGGAGCGACGGCGAAGATTCCGTCGTCGTTGATAGTTCTTGCGCATGCGCTTGATTTCGGTTTCTTGTTATGATTATTGCTAATCGATTAGATTTTACTGTTATCGCTATTTTTCTACTGTTTTAAATTAGATCTGTTGCAAGTGGGAATTTTAGACATGGTGTTTATGCAGTTATTGTAATTAACTAATTATTATCAATAAATTATTGTTAAGATAGCTTGGGATTTATCAACTTTTCATCATGTATGAGAATTGAGaaatgaagaagaaaaagaaaaaaaagaagcAATTGGCATCACTTTTCATACCATAAGTGAAGCCATTCCAAAATCAAGAAGCTAAATAAAGCAGAAAAATAATACGCATTATCAGTATTCAATAGGAATGCCATTTCAAAATGAATATATGCTATTTAAAGTTTGTTGTACACATAAAACTAATTTTATTATTTACTGGAGTATTTTCACCATAACAAACTGAAAGTATCctattttaaaagaaaaataaaactaACTATTTTATCACACTTTAAAAAAATCTATGAACCTTCAATTGTACTAGTAGTATATAGAGCATAGAGTATCATCCATCTTGTAAGTGTTACACAAATTTTATATTTGCTCAACTTAATCATGCACCTAGTAATTACTTACATTCAGCTTCATGATTAAAAAGAGACAAAAATATCTTATATTCTATGCTTATGAATTGGCATTACCATAGGCAGAACATAGTTTTTATGTGCCTAGGACCAAACCAGATACCACTTGTCATTATCTCATTGGCCATTTTCACTAACAGCCACATACACAAATGGTCCTATGATCACATCATCAAAGTCTTGAAGTGATTCCAATATCTTTACCACATCACTCATATTAGGCCTTGGAGTAGGGTTGTGGCTTAAGCATTTATATGTCAATGCAGCAACCTTCAAAGCTCCTTTAATAGAAAACTGTCCCTCTAATCTTGAGTCTATGATATTAAGAACCTTTCTTTGATCTCTCAAAATAGGCCTTGCCCATTCCACAAGGTGTTTCTCTTTATTTGGTCTGTTTTTGTCCACCACTCTCTTTCCTGTCAGGAGTTCCAACAACACTACTCCATAGCTATACACATCACTCTTGGTAGAAAGGTGACCTGAAAATTCCAACAACACATCACTCTTATTTTTATTTATTGTAAGAGAAATAACTTGATCGTAAACACTTATAAAATAAGCAATTATACTATAAACACTTAATTAAATTGTTTATTCGAACATACTCTCCGTAAATACCTGACATGATATACTCAGGAGCAGCATAGCCTTTTGTTCCCATTATACATGTTGTTGTCACATGTGTTTCCTCTCCTTCAGGACCATCTTTAGCTAACCCAAGATCTGATAGTTTAGCAGTATAATCCTGAattcaaaaagaacaaaaaaactTAAATGATATTGTTTAGCATAAGATGCAACATTATGATCGAGCAAGAGAATTACCGAATCCAGTAATATATTCGATGTTTTGAAATCTCTATATATTACAGGTTTATCCACTTCATGAAGAAAAGCTAGTCCCTTAGCCGCACCTAATGCAATTTTCATTCTTGTCGACCATGGTAAGGTAGCAGAATATCCTGCATATATTGCAAATAAAGAAAATCAGAAATCAAACCTTAAAGGTTCGTTAATATAGTATCGATAAAAGTAAAGAAAATGAAACATACTTCTGAATAATTGATTCTCCAAGCTTCCTCTTGCCATATATTCATACACCAAAAGCCTCTGCTCTTCCTCGCAACAGTATCCAATCAACTTCACAAGATGCGGATGTCGTAGCTGTCCAAGAAATATAATCTCTGCCTATAAAACCAAAAAAAAACCATGTTCTTAATCATGTTTCATTACCTTAATCATGTTCCATTACCTATAACCTATGTTTCATTTCATATCTCTAGTATTTTACTAACCAACCACTCTCTGTGACCTTGTGAGCCATCCAAGTTCAATCTTTTGACAGCAACAGGTTGAGCCTTCAAACCATGTCTGAGTTTATCATCAACAAAACCCTTATAAACCGGTCCAAAACCACCTTCACCTAACAAATTACTCCATGAGAAACTATGTGTTGCTTCTCTAAGCTCCTCAAGATTGAACATGTAAAGCTTTGAACCAGCTAAAGAAACTGAAAGATCCTCAATAGCTTGAATACTAGAGTTAGAAATGCTTATATCCGACAAAGACAACCTTTGGAATGAGCCTTGTTTTTTTGATTCCTCCAAAGAGTATGTTGTCTTGTAACAACCTAAGATCAAAACAATAGACTTCCATGTAATCTTTTTAGAACTCATCTACAAATAATTGGTTTGTGTAATGCTACAAAATAAAAACACCTTAGTGAAATATAAAGCCAACAAAAATACTAGATGACATAATTGATGATGACACTAATTAAAATAATTAGTAAAAGATTAGGAATTCATGGCATGTACATTCTTCTAATCCTAACTAACCTTAGAAAATTACTTATGCAGAGATTCCTTGACTTATGGACCTCTTGAATATATAATAACACTAAGGTCACATTCTATTTGACAGAGTTACACTATATACATACATGCATGAATATTGgtaattatttaatttttttgtcACATTTTTTATAgtataatattaataattataGTTTTTGTCACATTTTCAATTAATTAGAGGTCAAGTAATCTGCCTAACTATTGACTTCAATGTTAATCTACACATTATTTCCCCAACCCCCTTAGAAACAAATTAACATGTAACTATATTGCTTAATTACCTTAGTCGTCCACTTAATTTTGTTTAGAGGTTGATGAAATTTTTGGGAAAATATGGGAGAATTTGAATAATTGTTGCTAAGTGGTAATTACACCAACAAGTCCATTGTAGATTTTTTTTATGCACCATGTGAGGGATTTCTTTGGTCATTCAATTGATATTTCTTCGTTATTGGTAAGTCATGCTTTTCTGTATTGCTTTTGTTAACATGTCAATATCAAAGTCTTATTttcaaaattaattaattataatgtTTTTTTAAAGAAGGCAAAATAAAGTATATTAATGAAAAAGAGAATTTACTTAAGCACAAGATGTTCCTAGACCATAATTTTTCTTTAccaaagacaaaacaaaaggaTACGATAAAAACATCCTTGGCTACATACTAGAGTAACCAATGTCACACTGATGCGTAGTCCACCAAAAACTCATATTAATAAACGTCCCCTTCTATTGAGCATTTAACTTATCATCCTACTTATACCTGACATTTTTCATTTAGAGCAATTTTATTGTTATATTCTTGGataaattttgaaaattttaaaaatttatagAATTTTATTGGAAATTTTCAATAAAATTATCGACAATTTTTTAATTTACGGAAGTTTTTGTTTTTtcttaaaaattttaaaattttcgaTATTTTTTATcagaaattttgaaattttcgGTATTTTTTATcagaaattttgaaattttcggtattttttataaaaaaatttgaaatttttgaaatttttattagaaattttgaaatttctgATATTTTTTTATCtgaaattttaaaatttttgaTATAAATGTGAGAATTTTCAGAAATGAGAAAAAATATGTATCGGAAATTTAAATTGTATAATCGAAAATTTCGTTTTTGATTTGTTAGTAAGAGTCAAAATtttggaagaaaaataaaatttagttgataaataataataaagacATTTTTTACGTGTCAAGTATAAGTTGAGCGGTGACAAGTTAAATGCTCCTTAGCCCTACGGTCACACCAAGAAAGAATTTTAACTCTGTTCAACAATTGAAAGAGACTTGGTTCTTATTGTTGAAAGTATGGGGAAAAAATCTTTTGAAATAACCAAGTTCCTCGCCACCAAATGACTTGAAAACACTTTTAGACCTCTTTGTTGAAAGTACAGGGTTCACAAATTGAAGGATATGATGTCGAATAAtattaaaaaacacaaaaaaaccTTTAGTTATTATTGAAGACAACTTTGAATCTAGCCAAAATACCCGCACTCTaaaaaaagatgaagaaaacTATCCTCCTTAGCACATCCACCTCTACATCCCATCGATGTTGGTAGAATTATTCCTCATCTCGTTAGGTGAACTTTATTGTTAATCAACTTCCAAGCAAGCATGTATACTTTTAGCGGTGTAATAATTTTGTTCCAAACGATATTCCAAGTCAGATTAGGGCCAAGTTAGTCTTCGTGTATTAGAATGTTATATGCATCTTTCACGGGATAATCATTATCATGATCGTGGATCCATTTCCAACTCTCATAAACACTTTCCTATAAAACAATGTTAACTATCAAAGAATAAAACTTTGCCACCTATCCCTCCTCCCATGCAAAAAGTCTCCTCTTCCACCTTCAACCAAGACCCCCAAACCCCTAACCTACTATTTTCATCTCCgtaaaaaatatattttttttttataaatgcCAACTCATAAAATCGACGAAACCTATTACCAAGTCTCCCCCTTCTAGCCAATGGTGATTCCAAAAAGATGACCCTTCTCCATTACCCACTAAACGTGTTAACCGATCCTCTAACCATCGACCTTGGTTCATCTATCTTCCTTACCTAACTCTAGTCAAGTCTATACACCACACAAACGACATACTACCTTCGCCCTTAATACTTCCACCTTTTACCACATATTTCGCTGCTAGGACCTTAAACCACATCCCATCATGATCAACATTCAACCTCCACCATCATTTTCCTATCGAGGATAGATTGAACTCCCTTACCCTTCAAACTTTCAACCCACCTATATTCCTATTTGAACACGCTTTTTCCTAATTGATTCAATGAACCTTTTGCACTTACTCACTTCCCTCCCATAAGAAAGACTTAAATAAGAATTTAATAGATGGTATAATACTTGTGAGATTcaataaaaatgaaagaaaataaaCCATCAAAGATTTGAAAACATATTTAATGAGTAGTAGATGACCACCTACCGATAAGTTCTTGCTTTTTCACTTCAATAATAATTTTTGTAATTCTCTTAATAATAAGTTTTCAAAACAAGCACCGACATGGTTTCCTATTTTgcaatttaaaaatactaaagTTTCTACTAGCCACGAATCCACTACATTAACTCTAACTAGTAAGCTCTTGTGAAAATTAATCTCGAACCTAATATCATTTTCAAAAGAATCAAAATTGTGTTTAAAGTTCTAATATTTTCCTAGCTCATTTTGCACATGATTAGAGTGTCATTAGCGAATTGCAAGTGGAAGATTATGACTTTGGAGTCTGTGTTGATCCTATAACCTCTAAAAAGACCAGTGTTTACGACATGATTAAGCATAAGGTTCTTCAATCGCGATCAGAAATAATAGCGGTGACAAAGGGCCACCCTGCCTCAATCTTCTCTCAACAGTAAATTCGTCAACTGAGCTTCCATTAGTAAGAACTATGCTGAAATATAGCAGGTACACTCCTTAATCCACTTCTTTCATCTCATTAAAAACCCCATATTTCCATTTACGTAATCCAAATATCCACATTTTACAGAATCATAAACTTTCTTAAAACCCACTTTAAACATAATcaatttttttcttattttttagCATCATCCACCACTTCATTAGCTTTCAATACCTTCTAAAATTTGATGATTCTTCACAAAATGTAGACTAAACCTCAGAAATTACATTATCAATAACTAAGCTCAAGCGTTTAGCTAGGAACTTAGACAACACCTTATATAAACACCTCCATTAAAGGAACTTGGTCAACACCTTGTATAAACAACCCCATTAAAAAAATCAAGCGAAAAGCATACGAGGATTATAAAATTTAGGggtcaaaacaataaaaatagTTAGATCTCTCACTAGTTTTTCATTTGTAAATAACTCAAACAAAAACCTCATAAAGTCCAATTTAAGATCCATAagtttttttaataaaacaaaaATTGACCTCATCAGAAAATCTTTAATAAAACTTAAATTATAAGATAATTAATTGATGATCGAAGGGGAATTTATCCTGCCACCTCCTAAATTTGATATAATAACTCTTTTGAAGTAGTGTTTTTATCTTAATATCTTCATGAAttttacattttttttaaaattcgTGTTTACCAGATTTTTTGAGGGGTTTATGAGTTTTTACtggatttaaaaaaaaaatgtacaAAACACATTTTTTGCACATATTTTTAAAAAATAGTAGTGCTAATTTTTTTTTAGCTCTATCAAATATGAACTATCGAGTTTTCAAAAAACAAGAATATTACAAAACATTGTGAAAAAATAAAGCAAAACATAGAGAAAAAAGAGGAGCCCtccaaaataaatatttaactaCATCTTACAACACTCTAATACAATAGTATAAGAGAATAAAGAAGGTCAAATACAAGCTTAAAGTGCTTTTGACTAATGCATCttggaatgaagaacttgaatcaTATATATAGCCTTGCACTCCCCCTTCTTTCACAAAATTAAGCGATGTGGGACTTCAAAGAACTTGTATCCTATATATAGCCTTGGACTCTCttcattcacaaaactaagcgatgtgagtcttcttcaacatgtatattttcaaccaacccaacaatctccaccttgattgaaaataatacattAGCTTTCATTATTTCTACCGACAATCATAGTGTACCATAAAGAGTATgaacatgtatattttcaaccaatcaaccccaacaatctccacattgattaaaaataatacataaactttcattgtcttcaccgacaatcatactCCATCATAAAGAGTATAGTCACTTGAAGCTACACCACTCCAAGAATTGTCACCttgtcttcaccgacaatcatagttttaaaaaTAATCATACTCTCTCATGAAGAATATATTTCACTTGAAGATAAACCACTTCAAGAATTTTGCATTGTCATCATTGACAATCATATATTTTATCATGAATAATAAATTTCACTTGAAGTTAAACTACTCCAAGAATTTCCacattgtcttcaccgacaatcatagttttaaaaaACTATCATACTCCACCTAAAGAAGAGTATAATTCACTTGAAGTTAAATCACTTCAATAATTCTCACATATCGAAAATCAGGTTGAAACTTTATTGTGCAACTTCCTTGTTGGCAGGAAGCTCTTCAACCACCGGCACAATCTTGCACCTTATGTAATCTTGATTGTATCAACAcatctttgacttgaactttccACAAGTCAAAAATTTTTTTCCATCAATTTTCTCTAGTCCAAACTACACAGCGGAATTTTTTACTGCAGCTCAACAACTCTTTCACAATACTATCCTTCTTTTTTGATGTGA containing:
- the LOC127087852 gene encoding copper transporter 5.1; the encoded protein is MMHMTFYWSKKVTLLFDSWKTDSWTSYTLSLLACLIVSIFYQLLENRRIRLKLLASGKPFPAEIEAPLLRRTFAGSGAKLGVRVAGAVLFGLSSAIGYFLMLSVMSYNGGVFIAIVVGLAVGYLLFRSDGEDSVVVDSSCACA
- the LOC127087851 gene encoding serine/threonine-protein kinase RIPK encodes the protein MSSKKITWKSIVLILGCYKTTYSLEESKKQGSFQRLSLSDISISNSSIQAIEDLSVSLAGSKLYMFNLEELREATHSFSWSNLLGEGGFGPVYKGFVDDKLRHGLKAQPVAVKRLNLDGSQGHREWLAEIIFLGQLRHPHLVKLIGYCCEEEQRLLVYEYMARGSLENQLFRRYSATLPWSTRMKIALGAAKGLAFLHEVDKPVIYRDFKTSNILLDSDYTAKLSDLGLAKDGPEGEETHVTTTCIMGTKGYAAPEYIMSGHLSTKSDVYSYGVVLLELLTGKRVVDKNRPNKEKHLVEWARPILRDQRKVLNIIDSRLEGQFSIKGALKVAALTYKCLSHNPTPRPNMSDVVKILESLQDFDDVIIGPFVYVAVSENGQ